The following DNA comes from Cryptococcus deuterogattii R265 chromosome 2, complete sequence.
GCCAAATGACCATCTTTGAGGTCCTTCTTCGATTTGTAAGACGTAATTtgatcttcgtcatcaatGATGAAAGAGGTAAGCTGGAATGCTTTGGGGCGAAGAATAGTTCGATCTTGAGCAAAGATGTTAATACACTTCATTAGATGCTACAAGAGACAAAGTCCAGTCAGTATAGCTCTATTATGGAATAGCTTCGTGATAGGGGGCCCTACATCAGGATACAATTTTTTATCCATCTTCCCAATAGCATTAAATGACTCTTTAACAATATCCTTACTCCAGCCTTGGTTCATCACCACTTTTCTACAGGCAAGTGTTCTTGGAGAGTCTTTTCCAGCTGCATGGGCCGGTAGAAGGGATTGTAAGATGCTAAGGAGGTAGAGTGTAATCGAAGATGCTGCAGGATCATGAATCAACTTTGGCTCCGCTGGAACGGGCTGGCGCTGATGGAGACCCACATTGTGATTTCCAGAGAAGCTTTCCAATCTTTGCGCTAATGATGTGCTATGAGCTTCAACACGAGGAGAAAAACAGTTAGCTTACAACCCTAGGGCACTATCCTCAGATGTGCGGCACTCAGGATTCTCCATCTTTGACACAATCGAGAAGAGCAGCTCTCCGAACTGACGTCCTTTCAGTGATTTATTCAAGAAATCTACAAAAATACGCACATTCATGTGCGCTTGCGCATGTACGATTTTGCCTTCGATACAGGCCTCCATAAGTTTGATGAATAAGTCGACGTGGAAAGCTACATGATGATCGTTTAACATCTCTTCCGTCTACCCTAGATGTAAGCATTGAAATGCTTTGATGCAAGTATATCTTACCAGCAGCCTGAAATATGGTGAGCTTACTCTCTGATGTAAAAACTATTACTCACAATTCGGTCAAGGAGACAATTATTCTGGCTGCAAAATGTAATGCTCGCAGTTGATCTGTTTGGTCTTCGCCCGTCGTTATAAGGGTCTGAGGTGCCTGgatagagaaggaagaagcttctATAAAGGTCTCGTAGACGTGTTTGACTAGTTGTATTAGGAGAGCTACCGTTAAAGAGATGTCTGTAGAGCTGGTCGCAGTCTCAAACTGTTTATTGTCGTCAGCCTCACGTTTCGGAAGGTAAtaacaggaagaaggaaattgcctcatcatctacccATTCTGCCAATAAGGAAGCTTCCGATCCTAGAGTACGGTCGTCCTAACAGTTTCCTATAAGTTTGTATGCAATAACCCGCGGTACGTATACTGACCAGAAGCTTTTCAAGAAGCTTGCGTCCTTTAGCCCATTTCTGAGctctcttctgccatcCACGAGACTTGTCTTTGGCTATCTGTACTTGTATCTCATCTATACTCTCTCTTGCAGCCTCTGCGCTGCTGTGGGTGGCAGCCATGATCTGTGAGGATAGgttggaaggatggaaggaagacgCGGTTGACCGGACTACTAAAGTTACTCGCGAGGTGAAAGTGGAGGCATTTTACGTAATGGTAGGAGATACCCGATGCGGCTTTCCGCTAGAGTGCGTCATTAGTGGCGAATGGAATCTCTTAAGCTCTGAGCCGGCGTGCGCCGAGCGGATGAGTTGATGATAGGACGCAGCAATCCCCCCCGTCCCTATATAATCCTCGGTATCACCCCTGATCTCCCATATCACACCCATTCCCATAGTAACTACAGTCACAATGCGCTTCACTGCAGCAATCTCCCTGCTGCTCCTTCCCCTCGCTGCCCTCGCCTCTCCCATTGCCCAGCCCACCCTGGCCCCCCTCGAGGCCACGTCAGGCGACCACATCGACGACGCTtacatcatcgtcttcaagaAGGGGGTTGATGTCAACCAAATCGCTCTCCATATCGGACAGGTCCAGGAGCTGCATGCTGCCAACGTGAGTattcccatctcctctttgccGCTTGATGTGGAGCTTCGGCCCAAGGCGCCTATCCCTTCGCGGGCCTCCTCGAGGACCCTTCCGGTTGAATGATTGCTAACATCCGCATAGCCCCTTCAGAATTCCTTTTCTGACGACGGCGAAGTCGATGAAGGAGGTTTAAGGCACGTCTATTCTCCGCCCACCGAAAGCTCCAATTTTGGTTTCTTCGGTTATGGTAAGTTGGATCTCATCTTGGCCACCTTTCGGCCCGATCCATGCGCGATCCGCGCTGATCATTTGCCACTCATCCATCACCCTGTCCCCCAACAGCCGGAAAGTTCTCCCCTAGCACTCTTGACGCCATCCGAGCCGCTCCCGAGGTAGCATATGTCGAGAAGGATCAAATCATGACCACTCTCGAGGTCCCCCGCGGCGTCGATGACGACGCGTCAGACGGGGAGGCCGCCTTTGCGGCCACTGACATTACCGCTGAGAACGGTGCCCCCTGGGGTCTCGCCCGTATCTCCCACCGAGACCATCTTCGCTTATCCACTTTCCAAAAGTATATTTACCACTCTAAGGGTGGTGAGGGTGTTGTCGCTTATGTCATTGACACTGGTATTAACATTGAACACGTCGAGTTTGAGGGTCGAGCCCGTTGGGGTAAGACTATCCCCAAGAACGATGTCGACAAGGATGGAAACGGCCACGGAACCCACTGCGCTGGCACCATTGGTTCTAGGAAGTATGGTGTTGCCAAGGAAGTCGAACTCGTTGCTGTTAAAGTTCTTGGTTCTAACGGTTCTGGTACTATGAGCGATGTCATCGCCGGTGTTCTGCGAGTTTAACTGTTTCTGCGTACATGAATCGTTATGCTGATTCTGTTTATAGCTGGGCTGCTGAGCAGGCCGTCAATGACGCCAAAAAGGCTGCCCATGAAGTAGCCACTACTGGCAGAACGAAGCATAAGGGTTCTGTCGCCAACATGTCTCTTGGCGGTGGTAAGGCCAAGACTCTCGACGACGCCGTTAATGCCGCTGTCGAGGCCGGTCTCCACTTTGCCGTCGCTGCCGGAAAGTAAGTCATGTCGCCTTTTCAATTTATTTCACTTTTAACATAGTATCGCAGCGACAACAAGGACGCCTGCAACTACTCCCCTGCCGCCGCCGAACTCGCCGTTACTGTCGGTGCTTCCACCCTCGGCGATGAGCGTGCCTACTTCTCCAACTACGGCAAATGCGTCGATATCTTCGCACCTGGTCTTaacatcctctccacctgGGTCGGCGGCAACTCGACCACCAATACAATCTCTGGTACTTCCATGGCTTCCCCCCACATCTGCGGTCTTCTTGCTTACTTCGTCTCTATTCATGGGACTGATACCTTTACCGTTATTAAGAGCGAAAGTGACGAGTCTCTTGCTGCTACTGCACCTTCTATCGTATCCATGGCCTATGCCCAGGCGTACGCCATGCTCCCTTCCTTAGCCCAGGCTGTTTTCCCGGAGCCAGAGCTCCGACCTGTCCCCCCCAGGAATGGAACCCTCACCCCGGCCAAGCTCAAAGAGGCCGTCCTTGCGCTTGCTACCAGTGGTATGCTTGGTGACCTCCCCTCTGGGTCTCCCAACCTTGTGGCATACAACAATGCCACTCTTCCCAAGAAGAATGCCACCCTTTAAATGAGGAAGTAAATAACTCTCTTTTTGAATCAAGCAGGAACGAAACGTTTTCCGCCTATAACAAAGAGATATTACATTagaaggggagggaagaaagtgtGAAATGGCAGTGAGATTAATTTTCAGGAGTAACCAGTATACCATGTTGCTTAAACTTGGACTGTTTTTATCTTTTACACCGAAGTTTGCGTATGATGCCGAGAATTAGAAGCATCTGTATGTTATGTGAAGAATCCGAAGAATTTATGTATTTGAAAGATGTTGTTCTTCATTTGTTTTGCTTTCACATTGCTTCTTGGACATAGACCAAATAAACTTTACACATTTCCGTCTCACCGCAAAGCAGGGTCATACTACGTTAAGAATCACATACAACTTGAATTTAATTTGGAcaaaatatatatatttaaACAAGGcagtttcttctttttttggtgGCACGAAAGTCTTGACAATGACGTGAATGATGACCAATATAGAACAGATACAGAACAGCTTACATGAACTTACACGAATGTCAGCTTCGTTTCCTATCATCAGATTATTGCCAAGGCACGGATCAGTGATCTTCTAGGCACACTTATGGGGGATGGACCATGGAACGGCAACTGCCGACGCGATATATTtatcttcccctttttttgAGCCAGGTGCGCCGACGTAAACACACCTATAAACGTACTTTACGCTAATCATTCCTCATCATTATCTTTCCTCACTCCATATCAGTCTGTAGGAAGAAACATAATGGAGCTACCGCGCAATATCGTCCTCACGCCCACTTCATTCCCTACAtaccgccgccgcctctTAGCCCACCTGTCCACCCACGCGCCCCACCTCGcttctcaccttcttcatggACCTGCCGAACCATATCGCAAACCACAAGACTCTCTCGTTCACCTTGTAGAGGCTGCCCTCTTCCGTCCGTACGGTCAGCTTGCGGGCGACCAACCTCCTTGTGCGCTGGTGAGCACGACCGGCTTCAAGGTCTGGGGCGCTCAGCTTGAAGAGTGGGATGAGTGGGCGCGTAACGAACGCGCGCTGAGAGAGGTGTTCAAAATGACGTTTGGAAGGGAAATGTGGGGTCGGTTAGGGAGAATGTGGTGTACAAAGGAGATTTGGGAAGTACTGGAAAGCGAGTATATGCCTTCGCCGATTGAACGGCAATCCCAGATTGTGCATTACCTGCGCTCAACACGTTTACCTTCCCTTGCTACTCAGGAAGATATGCTCAGGCTATGGGAAACCTTCAATGCCCTTGTCATTGAAGCAAGGGATACGGGATTGTATATGAAGGAAATAGAAGTGGTTGAGGGGTTTCTCATGGCAATCGGTCGAGGAAATTTGGCAGAATCCGTGAAGCAGGAATTTTTCGGTATGCTGGATTGGGTAGTTGAAAacgggagatggaggagccTGAGAAGGATTCTAAAAATGCGACGTCCCCCTATTCTCCTTGTGGAAGCTCCAGAAGACATTCACTCACCTGACGAAACCGACGAAAGATCAAGCGGTCCAaccagaggaagaaccGTTCTTGCAGAAAAGGATCTCAATGGGCAAAATCAGACCATGGAACATCATAATCAGTGCGACAGGACTGAACATCAAAGGAGAGACTCATTTGATATGATACTAACATGAGGATTACAGTAGGTTTACGTATCTTCTCCTACTTGAGTGGATCGTTGGAAACTCATTATAGTGAAAATTCACAAGGTGGCGATTCAATGCTCGTTCCGGCCTAATCTCTACCTTTATCAAAGTTTGTGTATCTTCCCCTGGATCCGTCACTCTTTTTTTCGACTTTGCAAGCCCCAGCGCACCTCGCCATggatctcatcttctcctattTTTCCCAAGTCCGCGACCGATGAATGTACTTTCCCCATGGCAcaaaagcttcttctcctcgaaCATCCCTTCTCGCATTGTCAAGTGAGTAAAACATCTATCCGGTCTTCAGTACACATATCGAATCTCAAGGATCAAGACTCGCAAGGCCTTACGGATGGCGGACAAATGGATCAGGCAGTCAACTAAGTAATATTCAAGGAAGCAAAAAACTCACAGTAATCTGTATATATGCACGTAATCAACAGCGGAGACTGGGGAAGATTCAGATGGACAGACTATTAGAACATGAGATATGTGTCAGGGGTCGGAGGCGTTTGTAATATAAATCTTTATACATATACATATGGATTAAATCTATACTCTAAAGCGCTTTCATGAAGCACTGACGCGAAGCTAATTAAAAGATGATAAGAAGTATAAATATCCTATATATAATAGAAGATGCCCAATAAATAGGCCCAATGATCACCAAACCCTGGTCATTACGCGATCGAAATCAAATTTCCGTTAGATCAAGCGATGGACTTAGACCTTGCGAAAGCTGTCCATCTCGTTCTCGCCAACTTCCTTGTTATGCTGGTTaacacttcttcttcggaaGAGCCATGTACCAATAgagatggtgatgaagTTGACGACGACCCAGGCAACAAGGATACCCATGTTTTGACCAATTTCGTTCTTGGTGTTAAAGATGATCtaatgggaggaagagtcaGCAATCGAGCTATAAGAATATAGTaaagaagtggaagaagtgaggCTTACAGTTCGAACGATATGACTACAATTGTAAAAGGGCATGGCGACACCGTATCGGTAAATCCAAGGCTGCAACTCGTGCGGCAAGCTGACGACGGACACATTGACGATAATGAGAGGCACAAGGAAGAACGCCATAAACTTGGGACCGAGCACGGTAATCGCAGCCTCGGTAGAGAGACCGACGGCGGCCATACCCAGGAAAAGAGCGAACCaccaaaggaagaagccgcCCGCATAAGTGTAGTGCGCGTCAAAATCGACTTTGAAGGGCAAGTTGATcatggcgaagaagaaggaaacgGGGAAATAAAGACACAGAGGGGAGACGAGTCGGTACATGATATACGATCGAGTGGTGAGGAAGGGAGCGATGATCTCACGGACAGCGTTGTTGGTCATGGTcatgatgaaagagaaaatgagCATGTAGATAAGACCGACGAGGGTAATAGCCTGAGCGACGGGCTGGTTATAAGGCCTAAGGTTATTCATTGAAAACCAAACAGCATTGGTGATCGTCGTAGGCGCCTGAGCGACGAGGCTGAGAGCAGTAGCATTGTTGACGTTGTCTTGCAGATAGGTAGCTGCGCTCTGAGTATTGTACTCAAAAGAAAGCTGACTCAAAGCTTGTTGGATAAAAGGAATGAGATAGCTGTTGATAGCAGTTTCCTGCCTAGCCTGCGCGTAGTAAACATCGATGACAGATAATCCGTTCCAGCTAGAGTTACCGTTTTCTCTAGCAGATAGAAGGGCATCGGAGACGCCAGCgttgatgacgatggaAGCTCAAGCACCTTGCTCAACTATGTCATGAGCGACATCCGCAGCGGTGGGAAATTCAGAGGGGTTTGTAGCAAAGTAGTTGAGGTTAgtttgagaaagaagaccTTGAGAAAAGGTTTGGCCGATTTCACCGCCGTCCCGATCGATAACTCTGACCGTTAATTTATTGGTATATCTGTTGGACTTCCACACTGCGCTCTAAAGTCAGTTATTGCCTATCAAGCGCTAATTTCTGATACTCACAAGAACCCCAGTAAAAGGGAAGACATAACCACATGACAACAATGGTAATCACAATCGTGCCACCCAAAATCTTAAAGGCGATCTTCCTGAACATGGCCATCTCTGTGTCCCAAACTGTATTTTATCAGCATCTGGCAGATCAAACGAAGGCGATCATACTCACAGCCATACTTGAACTTTTCCAACTTCGGTTTACCTGCTCCAGGTTCGGCGGCCGCACTTCCAGCTGCAGGCATTAAGTTGTTGGTAGCTTTAGCTTCTGGAGAGTGGAACTCGCTCGCTTTGGGCACATCATTTACATCcaaacccttctcctcaccAGAGGAATTCCTGAAAGTCTTGCCAGACTGGCTAGTCCCAGCTCGACTtctcaccttttcctcacTTCCATACTCCTGATCATTGGGAGCAAAAGGCTCGGGCGCTGAAGGGCCGGGGACGCTCTCAGTACGTTCACCTTCGTTGGGTCGAGGGTTCGCGGTAAACTGGGATGACATTATGGGCTCGTTTCGGAGTGTCGGTAAGCTAGTGTGTGAGATGGTACCGTTATCGTCGGTGAATGTTGCAGTACGAGAAACGGGCATCGACAGATGATAGTTGTAGTATATATCGGTTTTGGTGCTTCGGTCAGATGTTGCTGAACCGTTGAAAGATGGACCTGCGGTGATCAACTTTTTAAGCAAGTAGGTTCAGTCTTTAAAGGGGGCGGAATTTATGGAGAAATGTTAAGACGGAAGGGAGGAGTATTACTCAGCCCGCAAATTCATGTAATATGGTAATATATTacactcttttctttgtcATTGTGCGATTACCGAAGACCGAACTGTTTAGTAATGTACTTCCCGCGAAACCAGCACTTTCTGTGTCTGAATAATGGGAATGTTAGTCCCTCCAGGCAGATTACTAATGAATTGCGGGGAGTTGTAATCATCTTAGCTGATAAACAACGAGTTAGCCAGCAACAAATGCCGCAGAATCTCCACACTCCCAGCCATCTCGGTCAAAGGTGGCAAACTGTGGAGAACACCGAGCTCCCCTCGGTTGTCGTAATAAATGCCAAGCCTGAACCTCCACTCTATATCTTTTTTCATTCACTCGGGCCAATCTCCGGTTTCCGGCTATCGGTTGGCGATAACCGCGCCCTGTCCCATCAGCCAGTCGATGAAGGTCCAGCCGGGGTGGTTAGTTCGTTCACACATCTTTCGCCGATTCTTGCGTGCTTTGTACAGGCTGTGACGCGTTGGCGTTGCTTAATCATACATATGGCTCGGCATATCCGCTACTAACAATACTATTGAATCCGCTCGGTCGTTTTTCGTGCTTTGTAAAGTGATCGTTGATGGACCAGTCTTCACTGGATGCACACATCTTCGTCAAATAAGCAAACCTTTTGCGGACAGGAAATCATTTGGCGGTGCTGGCGAGCAATGAAAGCCTATAGTAGGCAGTCTTAAATCCCAATTTAAATCCCCCCAATAGGTTAGTTGCAGTTTTGGCTGAATATTTATCTTTATTTTTACTGGGAATCTACCGCAAATCTGAAGAACATGAAGGTGTGGCGTATGGTGAGTGACGTGGTGACTTCTTTCGCGCTTTGCGTTTGTCCATTCAAAATATCCATTCAAAGAACAGCTGGATTCAAATATACCAAATGTCATTCAAAAGACAATGGTATGGTAGATGCACTCCTCCATAttctctctccaccttcatcaatcCCCTTCCTactccttttccaagaCTGTAGAATTAATTGCAGAAACGACACATGCAAACAGGTTTTTCCCTATTTACATTGAATTAAATTGAGATTACTTTGCCAACACACAATCCTCTCTTCTGACTTTGCCAACGCCAAGGAGACTTCCGCTTAATGATGTCCGTTTACCCCATCAGCGTGGACCCCTTCGACATTACTCAAAGCAGCATCGGCCTGGACCAAATCCTGTTCGGAGATCTTCCTACCGCCAGAAGGGGTGGCGGTACCAGAGATGgcagaagcaagagagTCGGAACGGTTACGGGGCTTCATGacgagagggaaaggataatggttctcatcatcatcgtcgttgATGCCTTTCCAGCCTGCAAGTTCTGTTAGCCCACTGTCACCACCTAAcgggggaagatggaaagggaagacTCGCTCTTAGCACCCATGTAGTCTTGAGTAGAAAGAtgttccatctcctcagTCAATGTGGCATAATCTCCAGGAGTCATCATTCCAGTCCTCATCCTCGGGCTAGCAGGCGCAGAGAG
Coding sequences within:
- a CDS encoding cerevisin, which translates into the protein MRFTAAISLLLLPLAALASPIAQPTLAPLEATSGDHIDDAYIIVFKKGVDVNQIALHIGQVQELHAANPLQNSFSDDGEVDEGGLRHVYSPPTESSNFGFFGYAGKFSPSTLDAIRAAPEVAYVEKDQIMTTLEVPRGVDDDASDGEAAFAATDITAENGAPWGLARISHRDHLRLSTFQKYIYHSKGGEGVVAYVIDTGINIEHVEFEGRARWGKTIPKNDVDKDGNGHGTHCAGTIGSRKYGVAKEVELVAVKVLGSNGSGTMSDVIAGVLWAAEQAVNDAKKAAHEVATTGRTKHKGSVANMSLGGGKAKTLDDAVNAAVEAGLHFAVAAGNDNKDACNYSPAAAELAVTVGASTLGDERAYFSNYGKCVDIFAPGLNILSTWVGGNSTTNTISGTSMASPHICGLLAYFVSIHGTDTFTVIKSESDESLAATAPSIVSMAYAQAYAMLPSLAQAVFPEPELRPVPPRNGTLTPAKLKEAVLALATSGMLGDLPSGSPNLVAYNNATLPKKNATL
- a CDS encoding endoplasmic reticulum protein, whose translation is MPVSRTATFTDDNGTISHTSLPTLRNEPIMSSQFTANPRPNEGERTESVPGPSAPEPFAPNDQEYGSEEKVRSRAGTSQSGKTFRNSSGEEKGLDVNDVPKASEFHSPEAKATNNLMPAAGSAAAEPGAGKPKLEKFKYGFWDTEMAMFRKIAFKILGGTIVITIVVMWLCLPFYWGSLWKSNRYTNKLTVRVIDRDGGEIGQTFSQGLLSQTNLNYFATNPSEFPTAADVAHDIVEQGA